A window of the Henckelia pumila isolate YLH828 chromosome 3, ASM3356847v2, whole genome shotgun sequence genome harbors these coding sequences:
- the LOC140890911 gene encoding aquaporin NIP1-1-like, with translation MADQISSGANGSLSVTIKDDEMNFQNSEISSGSGCLTLPFMQKIIAETLGTYFLIFAGCAAVVVNADKGKVVTLPGISIVWGLVVMVMVYSVGHISGAHFNPAVTIAFASCKRFPWKQVPAYIAAQVVGSTLASGTLRLLFSGPHNHFAGTLPTGTDLQSLVIEFIITFYLMFVISGVATDNRAIGELAGLAVGATVLLNVLFAGAVSGASMNPARSLGPAIVWSNYRGLWIYMLGPTSGAIAGAWVYNIIRFTDKPLREITKSGSFLKTSSRNGSK, from the exons ATGGCGGATCAGATATCTTCCGGAGCTAATGGATCACTGTCTGTCACCATAAAAGACGATGAAATGAACTTCCAAAACAGTGAAATTTCTTCAGGCTCCGGCTGTCTCACTCTCCCTTTTATGCAAAAG ATAATTGCAGAGACACTGGGGACCTACTTCTTGATATTCGCCGGCTGCGCGGCGGTGGTGGTGAACGCCGACAAGGGCAAGGTGGTGACGCTTCCCGGAATCTCGATCGTGTGGGGGCTCGTGGTGATGGTGATGGTGTACTCCGTCGGCCACATCTCCGGCGCACATTTCAACCCCGCCGTAACCATTGCCTTTGCCTCATGCAAGAGGTTCCCATGGAAACAG GTGCCGGCATATATAGCGGCTCAAGTGGTGGGATCTACCCTAGCAAGTGGAACCCTAAGGTTATTATTCAGCGGGCCACACAACCACTTCGCCGGAACACTCCCCACCGGCACCGACTTGCAGTCTCTGGTGATCGAATTCATCATCACCTTCTACCTCATGTTCGTCATCTCCGGAGTTGCGACGGATAACCGAGCC ATTGGAGAGCTTGCTGGTTTAGCAGTTGGAGCTACCGTCTTGCTTAACGTTCTGTTTGCTGG GGCGGTTTCAGGGGCTTCAATGAATCCAGCAAGGAGTTTGGGCCCAGCAATTGTGTGGAGCAACTACAGAGGACTATGGATCTATATGTTGGGCCCAACATCTGGGGCCATAGCTGGGGCATGGGTTTATAATATAATCAGATTCACGGATAAGCCTCTGCGTGAAATCACAAAGAGTGGGTCTTTTCTCAAAACCTCATCCCGGAATGGCTCCAAATGA